The genomic window TGTTTTGAAGCTCTTTCATTCTATAAACGATTTTCAGTCAACCAAGAAAACAATTTTAACTCTTGGCACCTTTGATGGCGTACATATTGGTCATAAAAAAATTCTGGAACGAATTACTCAGAATACTGAAAATGGAAAATATGAAAGTCTGGTCTTAACCTTTTTTCCGCATCCTAGAATGGTTCTTCAGGAAAAATCTGAAATAAGATTGCTGAATACCATTGAGGAAAAAATAAAACTTCTGGAGGCAACGGGAATAGAAAATCTTGTTGTACATCCTTTTAATGAAAGTTTTTCAAGATTAACTGCTGAAGAATTTGTTCGAACGATTTTAGTAGAAAAATTCCAGATTCAAAAAATTATTATTGGTCACGATCATCGTTTTGGCCGCAATAGAACTGCAAATATTGATGACTTGATTGCTTTTGGAATCGAATACGGATTTGAAGTGGAACAAATTTCTGCTGAAGAAATTCAGGACGTTTCGGTGAGTTCGACCAAAATCAGAAAAGCTTTAAATGAAGGAAACATGGCTTTGGCCAATGAATATTTAGGCTACAGCTATTTCTTGAACGGAACGGTAGCAAAAGGAAAACAACTAGGACGAACTATTGGCTTTCCTACTGCAAATATTCAGATTGAAGAAGATTACAAACTTATTCCAAAAATTGGCGTTTATGTTGTAAAAGCTATTGTAAACGAGGAAACTGTTTTTGGAATGATGAATATTGGTTTCAATCCGACGGTCAATGGCGAAAAGCAGACTATTGAAGTTCACTTGTTCAATTTTGACAAAGACATTTACGACCAGAAGATTGAAGTTTCTTTA from Flavobacterium sp. KACC 22763 includes these protein-coding regions:
- a CDS encoding bifunctional riboflavin kinase/FAD synthetase; translated protein: MKLFHSINDFQSTKKTILTLGTFDGVHIGHKKILERITQNTENGKYESLVLTFFPHPRMVLQEKSEIRLLNTIEEKIKLLEATGIENLVVHPFNESFSRLTAEEFVRTILVEKFQIQKIIIGHDHRFGRNRTANIDDLIAFGIEYGFEVEQISAEEIQDVSVSSTKIRKALNEGNMALANEYLGYSYFLNGTVAKGKQLGRTIGFPTANIQIEEDYKLIPKIGVYVVKAIVNEETVFGMMNIGFNPTVNGEKQTIEVHLFNFDKDIYDQKIEVSLLHYIREEQKFGSLDALKAQLHQDQVDSLAFIGSSLKNQTA